The following is a genomic window from Amycolatopsis cihanbeyliensis.
CTTTGATCAACCCGGAACCGAGGTAGCGGCGCACGCCCTGCACCGTCGCGGGCAGCACGGTGCTGTAGTCCTCAACGTGGAACTGCTTGCCGTACTGCGGATGCGATCCCCACCGGCCGACCATCCGCAGCGCCTCACCCGGCTGCGCGCCGAGCAGCGAGCCCACCACGGTGACCAGGTCACCCCCGCGACCGGGGTCGACCCTGGCGACGGTGTAGCCGGTGTCCTCGTTGGCGAACGTGATCCGTTCCAGCGTCGCTTCCAGCACAGACCCACGAAACGGTTGCGTCACGCCTTACACCTACCACGCCGCGAGTGCACGCGGCAGCGGCCGTCAGCGCAGGGTGGCCAGCTCCGGGATCCGCTCGCCGTAACGGGCGAGCAGGTCCGCGTTGCGCTCGTCCCCGCCGGGTACGTTGGAGCTGGTCCACACCGGAAGCCGGACGCCGCGCTCGGCCGCGAGGTCGTGCAGCCGCTCCAGCAGCATGGACCACAGATAGGCGCCGAGGATGGTGGACACCGCGCAGGTGCGCGGTTCCTCGCTGGGGTACACCACATCACCGGGCGGCACCCCGGTGTCCAGCACGATCGTGGCGTGGTCGGCCAGCCTGCTGCCCGCGCGGTCGGTGGCCTTCGCCGAGGCGGGCAGTGAGGTCACCGCGATCACCGGTACCTCCCTTGCCCGCGCCTCCTTGGCGATTTCCACCGGGTACGGGTTACGGCCACTGGTGGAGAAGACCACCATGACGTCCGGCGGCGCCGGCGCGGCCGACTGCACCAGCGACCGCCCGCGGCCCACCTCCCGCTCGGCATCCGTGCTACGCAGCGCGCCGGTCAGTGGCAGCACCGCGGGCTCCCACAACGGGCGGACCGCGGCCAGCCCGCCGGCCCGGTAGAAGGTCTCGCACACCATGGCCAGCGAATGACCCGCACCGGCCGCGTGCACCACCCCGCCGCTCTCGATGGCGTTCAGCACGAGCTCGGCGGCAGCGGGAATCGCGTCCTCGCAACCCTGATCCAGCTCATCCATCAGCGCTCGGATGCGTTGACGAGCTACGTCGACCATCGGCGAGTTGCCTCCTCGGCGAGTCAGTGCCTTCGTGGGCGGCCTTCGTGCGCGCTGTCGTATCGCCGGCGCGGCGGCGTTCGGAGGGCAACGCTAGGGACCCTCGGACAATTTGTCCAGACCAATACATTGACGGTCAACATGATGGCGATATGAGCCGTTCGGCCCCGCCCGTATGGATCATCCGCGTTCGTGCTCAGCGAGCGCTGGTGTCCAGCAGGTCGATTCCGGCGCTGTCCGGCAGCGGTCGGTCCGGGTCCAGCCGCAGGCCGCGCTCACCGAGTATGCCGTCCAGCAGCCGCCACACCGAGCGGGCGAGGTCGGCGGTGAACTGCTCGGCCGTGCCACCCTCCGGCTCGGCCAGCCACCTGCCGATCGCGGCCTCGACGAAGGCGACCAGCCCGAAGGCGAACGGTTCCGTGCCCCGATCCTCGAGGCCGGTCGCGCGCAGTGCGCCGGCGAGCAGCCTGCCGAGGTTCACCGCGAACGCCCCGGTGAAGTCGGTGATCGCGTCGGAGCGGCCGGCGGGGTCCCTGCGCGAGTGCCGCGCCAGGTACCGGTAGAGCTGCCGGTGGGTACCGAGCCAGCGCACGATGGTGTCGATCGCCGAGGTGATGATCTCGTGTGGCGCGCCGCCGGCGCGCCACACCGGGGCGAGCTCGGCCATCAGCCGCTGCACGATGCGCTGGCACACCGCGTGTTGCAGGTCCGCCTTGCCGTCGAAATGCCGGTACAGCCGTGGCCGGGCCACCCCGGCCTGGGCGGCGATCTGCTCGGTGAGCACGTCCGGGCCGTGCCGCTCGATCACCGTGATCGCCGCCTCGGCGAACTCGGCACGCCTGCGCTCGCGCTGCCCTTCCCAACGCGTGGCCCGGCCGTCCCGCCTGCCGGTGCTGCCCGTCACTCCGCCTGCCACCTGCACCAACTTACCCGTCACAGCTCATAGCCGGCGCCAGAGCAGGCGGGTCAGGGTGGCGACGACGGCGACAAGGGGGTGCCTGCGCCCATCGGCGTGCTTGGTGTCCGGCGCGGTTTCCGGCATTGCCTGGTATGCCGCCAGATGAGTGAGCGCGCGCATGGTGTGCGGGGCCAGCCGGTCGGCGAGGTCGGCCGCGGTTCCCGCGGGCCGGTTGACCACCTCGGGCCTGCGTTCCAGTGCCCGCACGATCATCGTCGCGGCCTGCTCCGGGCTGAGCGAGGGCAGCCTGCGGAACACCCTCGCGCTCGGTGCGCTCATCGCGGTACGTACCAGCGGCACCCGGACCGAACTGAACGTCACGCCCTCGGCCAGCAGGTCCCTTCCGGCCACCTTGCCGAACTCGTCCAACGCGGCCTTCGAGGCCAGGTACGCGGAGAACCGCGGGGTGTGGTTCTGCAGGCCCTGCGTGGTGACATTGACGATATGCCCGAATCGCTGCTCGATCATCGCGGGTAGCAGCGCGAAGGTCAGCCGTAGCGGGGCGAAGTAGTTCAGCGCCATGGTGCGCTCGTAGTCGTGCAGCCTGCTGGTGGAGTGCGCCACCGAGCGGCGGATCGACCGGCCCGCGTTGTTCACCAGCATGTCCACCGCACCGTGCTCGGCGAGCACCCGCTTGATCATCGCGTCGACCGCCTCGGAGTCGGTCACGTCGCAGGGATGGATCGCGGCCTGCCCACCCGCCGAGTGGATCTCGTCGCGCACCGCGGCCAGTTCGTCCGAGCGCCTGGCCACCAGCAGCACGGTGGCGCCCCGCCGCGCCACGCGCAGCGCGGTGGCCCTGCCGATCCCCGTGGACGCGCCGGTGATCATCACCCGCCGGCCACGCAGTGGGGTCTTCCGCTCGCCCCGCCGGACCCGATCGAGGTCCAGATGTTCGGCCCAGTACCGGTACACCCGCTCGGCGTAGGTGGCGAGCGGCGGGCATTCGATGCCCGTCCCGGCCAGCGCCGCGCGGGTCGCGGTGGTGTCGAACCGGACCGGAAGGGTGAGTACGGGCAGCACCTCGGCCGGGATGCCGAGTTCGGTCAGCGCCGCGGCGAGTGCTTGCTGCCGCACCGAGGGTCGCTGCCGCCCGGCGAGCGCGTGCCCGGCCCGGCGCAGCGTGCCGGAAAGGTTCAACGGCAACGTGCGCACGATGCGCGGACCGCCGGCCGCGCCGACAAAGGCGTTGTACACCTCGTTCAACGACTGCGGTTCGGGCGCGGCGAGGTGGTAGGTCGCCCCGCTGGCGGCCTCGACGTGCATCAGCCGCTCCATGGCCTCGACCACGTAGTCCACCGGGACCATGTTGGTGGCGCCGAGCTCGGGGCCGACCAGCGGCAGGCGGGCGGGCAGGCGCGCGATCCTGGTGAACGCGGGGAAGAAATAGTAAGGCCCGTCCACCTTGTCCATCTCGCCGGTCACGGAGTCGCCGACCACGGCCGAGGGGCGGTAGATCCGGTACGGCACCGAGTCCTGTTCCCGTACCAGTTTCTCCGCGGCGAACTTGGTCGCGTGGTACGGCGAGGGCAGCCGCTGGCCGAGGTCGAAGTCCGACTCGGTGAACCGGCCCTCGTGCTCGCCGGCCACCGCGATCGAGGACACATGGTGCAACCAGCGTGCCCGCGCCCGCTCGGCGAAGGTGAGCACGTTGCGGGTGCCGGTGACATTGGCGGCCTCGTTGGCCTCCCGGCCCGCGGTCATGTCGTAGATCGCGCCGAGATGCACCACGTGTTCCGGCGGCTCGGTCAGGCTCGCCGGATCGACGCCCAGCCCCTCCGCGGTGAGGTCGCCGGACACCGGGACCACCCGCTCCGGGTTCGGCCACTGCTCGGTCAGCTCGGCCAGCCGTTCCCTGGACCGCTCGCGCACCAGCACGTACACCCGGGTGCAGTCCGGCCTGGTCAGCAGCCTGTGCACCAGCCTGCGGCCGAGGAAGCCGGTGCCGCCGGTGACGAAGTAACTGGTCATCGCGCCCTCCCGGAGCCGAGTAAATACCTGGAACACAATGTACCGGATACTTTTCCGGGCCGGCAGTGCCTTCCCGGCGCCCGGGTCACCACGGTCGCGGTCTAGGCTGGTCGCGGAGCCACCGCAGCAAGCAGGGGAGGTACCGGGTGAAGCAGGAGGGCAGCCTGTTCGGGCTGGTCAGCGCCGTGATCGGGCTGGTGTTCGCGGTGAGCAAGCTGCGCCAGGCGCGCAAGGACAAGGACAAGCTACGGCTGGCCAACGCCGTGGCGGGCGCGGCGGCGGTCGCCACCGAGGTGGCCATCGCCGTCCGCGCCCGCAGGTCGAAGGGCCGGTAAGGCGCTTACTCCTCACTCTGGCCGTGCTCCCGGTCTCCCTTTCGCGGGCGGCCTCGTGGTCGCATCCTGCTCACGTTGCCGGGGAGTCGCCCGCTGTCGGAAAGGGCCTTGCGTAGCAGGAACTCGATCTGCGCGTTGGTGCTGCGCAACTCGTCGGCGGCCCAGCGGGCGAGTGCGTCGTGCACCGCCGGGTCCAGTCGCAGCAAGACCTTCTTCCGCTCCGTCATCGGGAACGGCTACTGGTAGAGCGAGCCGGTGTTCACCACCGGTTGCGTGTCCCGGTCACCGACCAGCACGACCATCAGGTTGCTGACCATGGCGGCCTTGCGTTCCTCGTCCAGGTCCACCACGTCCTGCTCGGCGAGCCGGTCCAGGGCCATCTCCACCATGCCGACCGCGCCCTCCACGATCCGCTTGCGCGCGGCCACCACGGCGCCGGCCTGCTGCCTGCGCAGCATCGCCTGGGCGATCTCCGGCGCGTAGGCCAGGTGCGTGATCCTGGACTCGATCACGGTCACCCCTGCCGAGGCCACCCGCGCGGCGATCTCGGTGCACAACTGCTCGGCGACGTCCTGGGTGTTGTCCCGCAGCGAGGCCCGCTGCTCCTGGTGCGCGTCGTAGGGGTAGCTGTTGGCGATGTGCCGCACCGCCGTCTCGCTCTGGATGCTGACGAACTCCACGAAGTCGTCCACCTCGAACGTCGCCTGCGCGGTGTCCTCGACCTTCCACACCACCACGGCGGCGATCTCGATCGGGTTGCCGTCGGCGTCGTTCACCTTGGCCACGCCGGTCTCGTGGTTGCGGATCCGGGTGGACACCGCGCTGCGTACCGAGATCGGGTTCACCCACTGCAGCCCGTGCGAGCGCAGGGTGCCGGTGTAGCGGCCGAGGAACTGCACCACGCGCGCCTCACCGGGCGCGACCGGAGTGAGCCCCCCTGCCAGTACCGGTGCGGCCAGCACCAGTAGGCCGCCGACGATGATCATCGATACGCCCGCGCCCTGGTTGTCGTTCGCGGCCAGCACGATGCCCAGCACGACCAGCAGCGCACCGCCGAGGAAGGCCAGCAGCACCACCCCGACCATGGGGAAGCCGTTCACCGAGCGCGCCGCCCGCTCGGTGACCTGCGGTTTCGGCATGTCCAGCTGGATGTCGTCCGCCACGTCCGCTCGTTTCTCCGCCATCGTCCTCAGTCCCCTTTCGGTCCCCGACGTTGTCATAACCATAGCATAGTGATATCACTTTAAGCATCAGCAGATGGGGAGGAACGATGAGACAGGACCAGCGCTTGGAGATCGACCGGATCTCCAAGCGGTACGGATCGGTGGTCGCGCTGCGCGAGATGACCTTCGATGTCCGGGCGGGTGAGCTGTTCGGGTTCGTCGGCAGCAACGGCGCGGGCAAGACCACCGCGATGCGGATCGCGCTCGGCGTACTGTCGGCGGACTCCGGCGAGGTCCGCTGGGCCGGCGGGCCGATCACGCTGGAGAACCGGCGGCACATCGGCTACATGCCGGAGGAACGCGGGCTGTACCCGAAGATGAAGGTGGCCGAGCAGCTGATCTACCTGGCACGGCTGCACGGCATGTCCAGGTCCGAGGCGCAGCGGTCCGCGCGGGCGTGGATGGAGCGGCTCGGCGTGGCCGAGCGGCGCGAGGACGAGGTGCAGAAGCTCAGCCTCGGTAACCAGCAGCGGGTGCAGCTCGCCGCGGCGCTGGTGCACAACCCGGAGATCCTGGTGCTGGACGAACCGTTCTCCGGGCTGGACCCGGTGGCGGTGGACGTGATGAGTGCCGTGCTCAAGGAGAAGTGTGCGCGGGGCACGCCGGTGGTGTTCTCCAGCCACCAGCTCGACCTCGTCGAGCGGCTGTGCGACCGGGTCGGAATCGTCCGAAGTGGACAGATGGTGGCCTGTGGCACGGTCGCCGAGCTGTCCTCCGGCGGCAACACCCGGCTGGTGGTGGACGCCCCGCTGGCGCCGCGGGGCTGGGCGGACCGGATCGCCGGGGTCAGCACCGTCGGCTACGAGGACGGTAAGTCCGTGCTCGAGCTCGGCCCCGGCGCCGATGACCAGCTCGTGCTCACGGCCGCCATGGAGACCCCTCCGGTGCGCGAGTTCGCGCGCAGGCAGCCGAGCCTGACCGAGCTGTTCCGCAACGTCGTCACCGAGAACGGCGCGAGCGAAGGGAGAGCGGCATGAACTCCATCCTCCTCGTGGCCGCGCGGGAGATCAGCACGCGGCTGCGCTCCAAGGCCTACGTGATCACCACCATGCTGCTGCTGATCCTGATCGTCGCCTTCACCGTGGTGATGAAGCTGATCAGCGGGAGCGGTGGGGCGGACGCCACGGTCGGTGTCACCGCCCAGAACGGCGGTCTCGCCGCGCCGATGCGTGCCGCGGCGACCACCGTGGGCCAGACCGTGCAGACTCCGACCGTCGCGAGCGAGGCCGCGGGCCGGGAACGGGTCGAGTCCGGGGAGCTGGACGCCCTGCTGGTCGGCGACGGCAGCCGGGTCGAGGTGGTCGTCGACCAGGATCTGGACCGCGACCTGCGCACCGCGCTGAACGTGCTGGCCAGCCAGCTCGCGCTGAACCAGGAGATCACCGGCCTCGGCGGCGATCCGGCGCGGGTGAACGCGGCGGTGGCCGAGGCTGCCGTGCAGGTCCGACCGATCAACGCGCCGAACGACTACGGGCCGGAGCAGCTGGTCATCGGCATCATCGTCGGCGGCCTGATCTACATGTCGGTGTTGATCAACGGCCAGCTCGTCGCGCAGGGCGTGGTCGAGGAGAAGACCAGCAGGGTGGTGGAGCTGCTGCTGTCCACCATCCGGCCGTGGCAGCTCATGGCGGGCAAGGTGCTCGGCATCGGCACGATCGGCCTGCTCCAGATGGCCGCGATCGCGATCGTCGGGGTGGTCTCCGGGCTGAGCACGGGCACGCTGACCCTTTCCATCTCGGCGGCCGCGGGTACGGTGACCTGGCTCATCGTCTGGTACCTGCTCGGGTTCTTCTGCTACGCCATGGTGTTCGCCGCGCTGGGCGCGCTGGTCTCCCGGCAGGAGGATGTCGGCGGCGCGGTCACCCCGCCGCTGATGCTGATCATCGCGGGCTGGGTGGTCGGCATCTCCGTCCTGCCGAGCGACCCCGGAAACTCGCTCGCCGAGACGATGTCGATCATCCCGGCCTTCGCCCCGACGCTGATGCCGATGCGGCTGGCGATGGGCGGGGTACCGGTATGGCAGGCCGCGCTGGCGCTCGCACTGGTGGCCGCGATGATCCCGGCACTGATCTGGCTCGCCGGCCGGATCTACCGCAACGCCGTGATGCGCACCGGCGCCAAGGTCAAGTTCCGGGACGCCCTCCGCACCACCTGACCCGCCCCGGGGAAAAGCCCTGAACGTGGCGTTTGAGACGTCAGATGTCTCAAACGCCACGTTCAGGGCGTCTTACGTCCGGAAAGCCACGTTCAGGGCACTTCAGTGGGTGCAGCCGGAGGTGGGGAGGGAACCGATCGAAGGGACGGTGTCGCCGTCGTAGATGGCCAGCAGCAGCCGTTGCGGGCAGACCAGCGTGCCGTTCCGCTTGATCTGCAGGTGCAGGTGCGGCCCGCTGGAGTTGCCACTGGTGCCGGAGTACCCGAGTAGCTGACCCGCCTCGACCTCGCCACTGGCCACCGCCGGGGAGCGGAAATGGCAGTAGGTGTAGACCCCGCCGTCCCTCCCGGTGACCTGGACGCCGTTGCCGCAACCGCGGGAGCCCTGGTCGATCTTCACCGCCCGGCCGCCGTTCACGGCGTACACCGAGTGTCCACTCCAGACCGGGATGTCGATCGCCGGGTAGTCGTGGTGCGAGGCGGCGTAGGCACTACGCGGTTGCGCACTCCGGTCCAGCGGCAGCGAGTAACCGCCGACCGCGCCCACCCCGGCGATCAGCTCACGCCAGGTGGCGGTGTCCACGGTGCCGGTGGGGTCGATCCCGTGTTCGTCCTGGAAGTCGCGGACCGCGGTACCGGTCGCCGTGTCGAAGCTGCCGGTCACGGGCAGGTCGGCGCCGTGCTTGTTCAGCTGTTCCTGCGCCGCCTCGACGGCGTGGGTCGCCGTGCTGCCCTCGGCGACCGGGACGACCAGCCCGGCCCAGGTGTTCGGGCCGACGATCCCGTCCACCGCGAGCCCCTCCGCCTGCTGGAACGCGCGCACCTCGCGCTCGGTGTTGGGACCGAAGATGCCGTCGACGGCGGTGGTGTGGCCGTGCTGGGTCACCAGGTGCTGCACGGTCCGCACGTTGGTGCCCTGGTGCCCGTCCTGCACCAGCGGCCAGGAGGCCGCGGACACCGTGGGTACCGGGGACAGTGGGGAGGCCGCGGCGCCGGCCGCGCCGGGCAGGCCGAGGGCGGTCAGCGCGCCGACCACAACGCCAACGACCGGAATGAGAAATCGTCGCATACCCGGAAAGGAACACGTCCCCCATGCCGGGCTCAAGGGTGCTCGAAAAGCCAAAATAACCCCAACTTTTCTACGTATCGCATGGACGAAACGGCAGGTCCGGGTTGGTACCGGGTTCGTTTGAGTGAATATGCGGGAAACAGGTCCCACGTTGCTGGTTGTGGCCTTTGCCCGCGGTTAGGGTCGGCGACGCCGAGCGTCCCGGGCTCGGAATCGGTGGTGAGAAGGAGGAATGCGATGCGGACTCCCCGTGCCGTCACCGGACTGCTCGCCGGAGCGCTCACCGGTGCCTGCCTGCTCGGCGGCACCGCCGAGGCCACGGACCCCGTGGACCCCATGGATCCTGTGGACACTGTGGACACTGTGGACACCAGGACCGTCGACTACCGGGGTTACGTGGTGCAGGTGCCGCCGACCTGGCGGGTGGTCGACCTGGCCGAGCGCCCCGACGCCTGCGTGCGCTTCGACACCCCCACGGTCTATCTCGGTCGTCCCGGTGACCAGGCATCCTGCGCCGGCGACGCCGTCGGAAGGCGGGCAGGCCTGTTGCTGCAACCGTTGGACCCCGCGACCATCGCGGCGGCCGAGGGCGTGCCGGCGCGGGCCCGGCCCGGTACCGCGGCACCCGCTTCGGCCGCGCTCGACCCGGCCGGAGCCGCCTGGCGGGACGGCGGCTTCGAACTCGCGGTGGAGGCGGCGGGCGTGCTGGCCACCGCGGTGCACAACGGGACAGACGGCGCCGCCATCGCTGAGGTGCTGCGTTCCGCCTCCCTGAGCGGCGCGGCCACCCCGGAATCGCTGCCGAGGGAACCGGCCTCGGCGGAGGCGGTCGCGGCGGTGGCCGCGCAGCCGGGCACGTACCGGGGCAAGGGCTTCGACGCCTGCGCCGCACCCTCCAGCTCGGCGATGGACGCCTGGCGTTCCTCGCCGTACCAGGCGATCGGCGTCTACATCAGCGGCAACATGCGCGCCTGCGGGCAGGGCAACCTCACCGCGAACTGGGTGAGCAGGCAGGTGGGGAGGGATTGGCGGCTGATGCCGATCCATGTCGGCCCGCAGGCGCCGTGCACCGACTACCGCAGCCGCTTCTCCAGCAACCAGGCGACCGCGAAGCAGCAGGGCGTGGCCGAGGCGAACACGGCCGTGGCCGCGGCCAAACGACTCGGGCTCGGCGAGGGCACCGCGATCTACCTGGATATCGAGGCCTACTCGCGCACCAGCAGTTGCAGCGGCGCGGTGCTGGCGCACACCAGCGGCTGGACCGAGCGGCTGCACCAGCACGGCTACCTCTCCGGCTTCTACTCCAGCGGCGGTTCAGGGGTCTCCGATATGAACGACCATCACGGCAGCACCCGCTACACGCTGCCGGACCACATCTGGGGCGCGTGGTGGAACGGTTCGGCCGACACCGACTTCGGCCGCTACCTCGACGACGGCAAGTGGGCGAACGGGCAGCGGATCAAGCAGTACCACGGGCCGATCACCGAGCGGCACGGTGGCGTGTCGATCAACATCGACCGCAACTACCTGGACGTCCGGGCGGGCAACCCGCCGGAGCCCGACCCCTGCGTGACCGCCCGGCTGGACTTTTCCGAGTACCCCGCGCTGTCCGCGGGCAGCACCGGCGCCCCGGTGACCGCGGCGCAGTGCCTGCTGCGGGCGGCGGGCCACGAGATGGGCGAGGGCGACCCGTCCGGGGAGCTGGACGAGCCGACCATGTCGGCGGTCCGCGAGTTCCAGGGCAAGGTCGGGCTGAGCGTCACCGGCGAGGTCGATTCGCATACCTGGACGGCGTTGCTGTCGGCGGGTACGACCCCGTTGTTGCGGGACGGTGCTTCGGGTGCGGCGGTGTCGCGGGTGCAGCGGGCGTTGAACGCGGCCAGGTCGGCGGGGCTCACGGTGGATGGCCTGTTCGGGCCGAATACCGAGTCGGCGGTGCGGGGGTACCAGTCCTCGCGGGGGCTCGGTGTGGACGGGGTCGTCGGGCCGAACACCTGGGCCGCGCTGCAGTCCGGCAAGTGATCGAGCGGAGGAGGACCAGCCGTGAGACGTCTCCGGTACAGACAGCTATGGCGTGCGGTGGCGGCGGGCGCCGCGCTGGCCGTGCTCGCCACGCCGGTGCAGGCGCATGCCCAGCAGGAGGCCGCGGCACCGGACTGCTCCGGGGTGCGAACGGACTACCGGACCTACCCGGTGCTGCGGGCGGGGGACAGCCGTGCGGAGGTGGCTGCGGCCCAGTGCCTGCTGCACGACGCCGGGCACTACTCCGGAGCCGCCACCGGCAGCATGGACACCGGCACCGTGTCCGCCGTGCGGGACTACCAGGACGCGAAGGGCCTCCCCTCCTCCGGTGAGCTCGGCGCGCGTGCCTGGACGGCGTTGCTGTCGGCGGGCACGACCCCGTTGTTGCGGGACGGTGCTTCGGGTGCGGCGGTGTCGCGGGTGCAGCGGGCGTTGAACGCGGCGTTGTCGGCCGACCTGGCGATGGATGGTTTGTTCGGGCCGAATACCGAGTCGGCGGTGCGGGGGTACCAGTCCTCGCGGGGGCTCGGCGTGGACGGGGTCGTCGGGCCGAACACCTGGGCGGCACTCCAGTCCGGCAAGGGCGTCTCCGGTGGGAACCCGCCCAGCGACGCCTTCCGGGTCTTCCTTGCCCCCGCCAACGCCGGTGGCTCGGACGCCAACAGCGGGCTCAGCGTGTCCGAGCCGATCCTGACCCTGAACCGCGCGCAGCGGGTGCTGGCCGAGGCGAACCCGGACACCGACGTCGAGGTGCGGATCCGGCAGGGCACCTACGTGGCGCCGCAGACCGACTGGCGGTTCTATGTTCCCGGCCACTCGGTCTCCTTCATCCCGATCGACTACCGGCCGGGCGACGACGCGGGTGATATCGCGGGCCGTCCGGTGTTCACCAACGTGCGGGACGGCGGTGGTTACCGGCCGGGCTGGTGGTTCCGGGTGATGCTGCCGTCCGATCCGGACGATCCGCTGTACGAGGGTGGGGACACGAGTGTCGACTTCCGGTACCTGCGGGTGCAGAACTACACCAACGGGCTGTCCTTCGACGGCCAGACCCCGCGCAAGTACGAGGACGAGAACGGCTGGCGGATCAAGCCGAGCGAGGGAGTCAACGGGAACTCGGTGTTCGGAATGGACTTCCGCAACATCGGCAACCGGCACGCCCCCGGCAAGACCGGCTACGGCGCGATCCTGACCACGAACTCCTCGGACAACCGGATCACCAACAACGCGTTCAACAACATCGAGAACAGTGGTAACCAGGTCGGCCTGATCCACGGGCTGTACATCACCCATTACAGTTCGTCGAACGTGGTGGAGCGGAACAAGTTCGAGCGCGTGTCCGGCGATCCGGTGAAGGTACGGAACGAGAGCAACTACAACAGCTTCGAACACAACACGTTCATCCGGACCGGGCGCTCGGCGCACTACCGGGGCGAGTTCTGCGACGCGGCCTGCAAGCGGAAGAACCCCGGCACCTCGCGGCAGTGCGCCTCATACCACAACCGGTTCTTCCGCAACGACCTCGGGCGCAACTACGCGGGCACCAGGAACCTGCCGACCTGGGACCTCAGCCCGGACGGGCTGACCAATGCCGGCGGTGGCCGGTGCTCGCTGCCGTCCGGGGAGAAACGCCTGGCCACCGGGTACAACACGTACTGAGCGTCGGTGCCCCTCTCCATGAGGGTGTACCACCTCCGGTCGCTGGTATGCGAAGGTGTGCGGGTGGCTGCCGAGCAGCGCATCGCGATGGAGCGGGCCGTCGAGCAGAGCAATGTGCTCGACGGGCTCCTTCGCGAGCACGACGACCTGCTCACCGTGCTGGACCGGGTGGTGGCGCTGCACGGGACCGCGCAGCTGATCCGGGAGTCACTCGGCGTGCACACCGGATTCGTCGCCGACCTGAACGGTCCGGACCAGGCGGTGATTCGATGGCTGTCCGGGACCAGGACAGGCTCGTTGCAGAACCTACAGGTCCCGGCCGGGCAGGGGATCGGCGGCCGGGTGCTCGCGGTCGGCGAGCCGGTGCGGGTCAGCGACTACGTCAGCTCGCCCGCGATCACACACCAGTTCGACGCGCAGGTCCGTGGCGAGGGGCTGGCCGCGATGCTGGCCGTGCCGATCATCAGCGACCAGGGCAGCGGCAGGGAGACCGTCGCGATCGCCTACGCAGCCATGCGGGAGCGGGTCGAGTTCGGGGACGAGGCCGTGCGGACCGTGGAGCGCATCGCCGATCGGGCGGCAACCGCGCTGCGGGTCGCCTCGCTGGCCGAGTCCGGGAGGAACAACGCCGTCGCCGCTGAGCGGCAGCGGATGCAGAGCGCGCTGCACGACTCGGTCGGTGCGCTGCTGTTCTCCATCGGCGCGCAGGTTCGCGACCTGCATGAGTCCATTCAGGACAATCCGGCACTGGACCTGCGCCTGCGCAGGCTGGAATCCGATGTCTCGGCGGCCTCCAGTGCCTTGCGCGAGGCCCTGCTGGCGCTGTCCGAGTCCACCCCGGAGCGGGCGTTGCCGGTGGAACTGTCCGAGCACTGCCGCTCCTTCGAGGCGCGGTGCGGGGTGTCCGCCCGGTTCGTGCAACTGGCCCCGGTGCCGCCGCTGGACGCCGAGCGCACCGCGACGCTGATCGCCGTGGTCCGCGAGGGACTGCTGAACGTGGAGAAACACGCGCGGGCCTACTCGGTGGTGGTCAGCCTCGGCCCCTGCGAGGGCGGCGTCCAGGTGATGGTCGCCGACGACGGCACCGGCGAGCCCGCCGAGTGCGCG
Proteins encoded in this region:
- a CDS encoding peptidoglycan-binding protein; this translates as MRRFLIPVVGVVVGALTALGLPGAAGAAASPLSPVPTVSAASWPLVQDGHQGTNVRTVQHLVTQHGHTTAVDGIFGPNTEREVRAFQQAEGLAVDGIVGPNTWAGLVVPVAEGSTATHAVEAAQEQLNKHGADLPVTGSFDTATGTAVRDFQDEHGIDPTGTVDTATWRELIAGVGAVGGYSLPLDRSAQPRSAYAASHHDYPAIDIPVWSGHSVYAVNGGRAVKIDQGSRGCGNGVQVTGRDGGVYTYCHFRSPAVASGEVEAGQLLGYSGTSGNSSGPHLHLQIKRNGTLVCPQRLLLAIYDGDTVPSIGSLPTSGCTH
- a CDS encoding peptidoglycan-binding domain-containing protein, which produces MRRLRYRQLWRAVAAGAALAVLATPVQAHAQQEAAAPDCSGVRTDYRTYPVLRAGDSRAEVAAAQCLLHDAGHYSGAATGSMDTGTVSAVRDYQDAKGLPSSGELGARAWTALLSAGTTPLLRDGASGAAVSRVQRALNAALSADLAMDGLFGPNTESAVRGYQSSRGLGVDGVVGPNTWAALQSGKGVSGGNPPSDAFRVFLAPANAGGSDANSGLSVSEPILTLNRAQRVLAEANPDTDVEVRIRQGTYVAPQTDWRFYVPGHSVSFIPIDYRPGDDAGDIAGRPVFTNVRDGGGYRPGWWFRVMLPSDPDDPLYEGGDTSVDFRYLRVQNYTNGLSFDGQTPRKYEDENGWRIKPSEGVNGNSVFGMDFRNIGNRHAPGKTGYGAILTTNSSDNRITNNAFNNIENSGNQVGLIHGLYITHYSSSNVVERNKFERVSGDPVKVRNESNYNSFEHNTFIRTGRSAHYRGEFCDAACKRKNPGTSRQCASYHNRFFRNDLGRNYAGTRNLPTWDLSPDGLTNAGGGRCSLPSGEKRLATGYNTY
- a CDS encoding GAF domain-containing sensor histidine kinase, coding for MERAVEQSNVLDGLLREHDDLLTVLDRVVALHGTAQLIRESLGVHTGFVADLNGPDQAVIRWLSGTRTGSLQNLQVPAGQGIGGRVLAVGEPVRVSDYVSSPAITHQFDAQVRGEGLAAMLAVPIISDQGSGRETVAIAYAAMRERVEFGDEAVRTVERIADRAATALRVASLAESGRNNAVAAERQRMQSALHDSVGALLFSIGAQVRDLHESIQDNPALDLRLRRLESDVSAASSALREALLALSESTPERALPVELSEHCRSFEARCGVSARFVQLAPVPPLDAERTATLIAVVREGLLNVEKHARAYSVVVSLGPCEGGVQVMVADDGTGEPAECASTGMGVRALAERVARFGGKVSLVRDEDGGCTLRAWLPEVEARVAR
- a CDS encoding glycoside hydrolase domain-containing protein, which encodes MRTPRAVTGLLAGALTGACLLGGTAEATDPVDPMDPVDTVDTVDTRTVDYRGYVVQVPPTWRVVDLAERPDACVRFDTPTVYLGRPGDQASCAGDAVGRRAGLLLQPLDPATIAAAEGVPARARPGTAAPASAALDPAGAAWRDGGFELAVEAAGVLATAVHNGTDGAAIAEVLRSASLSGAATPESLPREPASAEAVAAVAAQPGTYRGKGFDACAAPSSSAMDAWRSSPYQAIGVYISGNMRACGQGNLTANWVSRQVGRDWRLMPIHVGPQAPCTDYRSRFSSNQATAKQQGVAEANTAVAAAKRLGLGEGTAIYLDIEAYSRTSSCSGAVLAHTSGWTERLHQHGYLSGFYSSGGSGVSDMNDHHGSTRYTLPDHIWGAWWNGSADTDFGRYLDDGKWANGQRIKQYHGPITERHGGVSINIDRNYLDVRAGNPPEPDPCVTARLDFSEYPALSAGSTGAPVTAAQCLLRAAGHEMGEGDPSGELDEPTMSAVREFQGKVGLSVTGEVDSHTWTALLSAGTTPLLRDGASGAAVSRVQRALNAARSAGLTVDGLFGPNTESAVRGYQSSRGLGVDGVVGPNTWAALQSGK